The proteins below come from a single Synechococcus sp. WH 8101 genomic window:
- the plsY gene encoding glycerol-3-phosphate 1-O-acyltransferase PlsY, translating to MAFLSLLLGYLLGSIPSGYLAGRWCKGIDLRTIGSGSTGATNVLRSVGKGPALVVFLVDVTKGAAAVLLARALSQDATLANWIEVGAGLAALAGHIWPVWLGFKGGKAVATGFGMFLGLAWPVGLACFGVFLAVFSLSRIVSLASVIAAISLPLLMVAGNNELANVLIALVAMALVLWRHRSNLQRLIEGSEPRVGQNN from the coding sequence ATGGCTTTCCTTTCCCTTCTCCTGGGTTATCTGCTCGGCTCCATTCCGAGTGGTTATCTCGCCGGGCGCTGGTGCAAGGGCATCGACCTGCGCACGATCGGATCGGGCTCGACCGGTGCCACCAACGTGCTGCGCAGCGTGGGGAAGGGCCCCGCTCTGGTGGTGTTTCTGGTGGATGTCACCAAGGGGGCGGCGGCGGTGCTGCTGGCCCGGGCCCTCTCTCAAGATGCAACTCTGGCCAACTGGATCGAGGTTGGTGCCGGGCTTGCCGCCCTCGCCGGTCACATCTGGCCGGTGTGGTTGGGGTTCAAGGGCGGCAAGGCGGTGGCCACGGGCTTCGGCATGTTTCTTGGCCTGGCCTGGCCAGTGGGCCTGGCCTGCTTCGGTGTGTTCCTGGCCGTGTTCTCGCTCAGCCGAATCGTTTCGCTGGCCAGCGTGATCGCCGCCATCAGCCTGCCTCTGCTGATGGTGGCAGGCAACAACGAGTTGGCCAATGTGTTGATCGCCCTGGTGGCGATGGCGCTGGTGCTCTGGCGTCACCGCAGCAATTTGCAGCGCCTGATCGAAGGCAGCGAGCCCAGGGTCGGTCAGAACAACTGA
- the pyrF gene encoding orotidine-5'-phosphate decarboxylase: MRWDPANRIIVALDGMAPEQALALSAQVSGLRWVKVGLELFVQAGPDVVAELRQRGLRVFLDLKFHDIPATMAGACRRAAALGAELITVHACAGSEALRAAQAAAVEGAERGGVAVPTLLAVTVLTSWEEQRLQRELALQHGVADRVSALAQLAATAGIGGCVCSPLEASMLRSQHPEPFALVTPGVRPSGTEAADQARVMTPAAALAAGATQLVIGRPITRADDPNRAFAQCCASLA, from the coding sequence ATGCGCTGGGATCCCGCCAACCGCATCATCGTCGCCCTTGATGGCATGGCACCGGAGCAGGCTCTGGCGTTGAGCGCTCAGGTGTCGGGGCTGCGTTGGGTGAAGGTGGGCCTCGAGCTGTTCGTTCAGGCCGGGCCCGATGTAGTGGCGGAGTTGCGGCAGCGGGGGCTGCGGGTGTTTCTCGATCTCAAATTCCACGACATTCCCGCCACCATGGCAGGGGCCTGCCGGCGGGCGGCTGCGCTCGGGGCGGAGCTGATCACGGTGCATGCCTGCGCCGGCAGCGAGGCGCTTCGTGCGGCACAGGCGGCTGCGGTAGAGGGTGCCGAAAGAGGCGGGGTGGCGGTGCCCACCCTGTTGGCGGTGACCGTGCTCACCAGTTGGGAGGAGCAACGCCTGCAACGGGAGCTGGCCCTGCAGCACGGCGTCGCCGATCGGGTCTCGGCACTGGCCCAGCTGGCGGCGACGGCAGGCATCGGTGGATGCGTCTGCTCTCCCCTGGAGGCCTCCATGCTCCGCAGCCAGCATCCGGAGCCGTTTGCGCTAGTGACACCGGGCGTCCGGCCCAGCGGAACGGAAGCCGCTGATCAGGCCAGGGTGATGACACCGGCAGCGGCCCTGGCGGCCGGTGCCACGCAACTGGTGATCGGACGGCCGATCACCAGGGCGGACGATCCGAACCGGGCCTTCGCCCAGTGCTGTGCATCGTTGGCCTGA
- the tyrS gene encoding tyrosine--tRNA ligase, whose translation MSEAPLPLPSWLARGMADLFPAGDPGDPDQCLAARLAAATAEGRPLRIKLGIDPTGSDIHLGHSILFRKLRAFQDAGHTAVLIIGDFTARIGDPTGKSATRVQLSKEQVEANATTYLKQLGQGQPKEQALLDFETPGRLEVRRNSEWLEGLDLPQVIGLLGTATVGQMLAKDDFSKRYGSGTPIALHEFLYPLLQGYDSVAVEADVELGGTDQKFNVAMGRDLQRHFGQRTQFGMLLPILVGLDGVQKMSKSLGNTVGLEEDPLSMYSKLEKVGDGAINDYVTLLTDLDLETLPENPREKQKAMALAVTASRHGQEAAAKAQADAATLVGGAGDASADVPEASLAEVNFPAKAFYLLSAVGICSSSSEARRQIKGGAARLEGEKISDPNQEFASAAELEGKVLQLGKKTFRRLVG comes from the coding sequence ATGTCCGAGGCGCCCCTTCCCCTGCCGAGCTGGCTGGCGCGTGGCATGGCTGATCTGTTTCCCGCTGGCGACCCCGGCGACCCTGATCAATGCCTGGCCGCCCGTCTGGCGGCTGCGACAGCAGAAGGGCGACCGTTGCGGATCAAGCTGGGCATTGACCCCACCGGAAGCGACATCCACCTGGGCCACAGCATCCTGTTTCGCAAATTGCGGGCTTTTCAGGACGCCGGCCATACGGCGGTGTTGATCATCGGCGACTTCACCGCTCGGATCGGTGATCCCACGGGTAAGAGCGCCACCCGGGTGCAGCTCAGCAAAGAGCAGGTGGAAGCCAACGCCACCACCTATCTCAAACAGCTGGGCCAGGGGCAGCCCAAGGAGCAGGCGCTGCTGGATTTTGAAACCCCGGGTCGGCTCGAGGTGCGCCGCAACAGCGAGTGGCTGGAGGGGCTGGATCTGCCCCAGGTGATCGGCTTGCTCGGCACAGCCACCGTGGGCCAGATGCTGGCGAAAGATGATTTCTCCAAGCGCTACGGCAGCGGCACGCCGATTGCGCTCCATGAATTCCTCTACCCCTTGCTGCAGGGCTATGACTCCGTGGCGGTGGAGGCGGATGTGGAGCTGGGCGGCACAGATCAGAAATTTAATGTGGCGATGGGCCGCGATTTGCAACGTCATTTCGGCCAGCGCACCCAGTTCGGCATGCTCCTACCCATCCTCGTCGGCCTCGACGGGGTGCAGAAGATGAGCAAAAGCCTCGGCAACACCGTGGGGCTGGAGGAAGACCCCCTTTCGATGTATTCCAAGCTCGAGAAAGTCGGCGACGGGGCGATCAACGACTACGTGACGTTGTTGACGGATCTCGATCTGGAGACCTTGCCAGAGAACCCTCGCGAGAAACAGAAGGCGATGGCTTTGGCGGTGACCGCCAGCCGCCATGGCCAGGAGGCAGCGGCCAAAGCGCAAGCGGATGCCGCCACCCTGGTGGGGGGAGCCGGTGATGCGTCGGCTGATGTGCCTGAAGCGTCGTTGGCGGAGGTGAACTTCCCGGCCAAGGCGTTCTATCTGCTCAGTGCTGTGGGCATCTGCTCCAGCAGCAGTGAGGCCCGCCGCCAGATCAAAGGCGGTGCCGCACGTCTGGAGGGGGAAAAGATCAGCGATCCCAATCAGGAGTTTGCGTCCGCCGCCGAGCTGGAGGGCAAGGTGTTGCAGCTTGGCAAGAAAACCTTCCGGCGGCTGGTGGGTTGA
- a CDS encoding DUF1825 family protein, with protein sequence MAFFDSEIVQEEAKRLFGDYQQLMQLGSDYGKFDREGKKKFIDTMEELMERYRVFMKRFELSEDFQAKLTVEQLRTQLGQFGITPEQMFEQMHTTLERMKSQLEQPPA encoded by the coding sequence ATGGCCTTCTTTGACTCCGAGATCGTGCAGGAGGAGGCCAAGCGGCTGTTCGGCGATTATCAGCAGCTCATGCAGCTGGGGTCGGATTACGGCAAGTTCGATCGGGAAGGCAAGAAGAAATTCATCGACACCATGGAGGAGTTGATGGAGCGCTACCGCGTTTTCATGAAGCGGTTTGAGCTGTCGGAGGACTTTCAGGCCAAGCTCACCGTCGAGCAGCTCCGCACCCAGCTGGGTCAGTTCGGCATCACGCCGGAACAAATGTTCGAGCAGATGCACACCACCCTGGAGCGGATGAAGAGTCAGCTCGAGCAGCCGCCCGCATGA
- a CDS encoding response regulator transcription factor yields the protein MAAVLRTLPASPPTVDLTSMIGDVQQHRRDSRAVLSHCRTAIASADRALLVSWMGWFEGMGPLVAATSTEEECLLSLQSSDADLLVCTDMLEIGSGPSLVRRAKEAHPGLKTLMLIQRPIVRTILEAVEAHCDGLCSHQSAGTGAVRTALAAIDSDGTYMDGVITGVLRHGRLGGSSGHGPLAELSLREEDVLRGLCRGMSNQEIADALVVSIDTVKSHVSSLLRKLPANDRTHAVVVAFREGLVELPNRPPRWRSGDQGR from the coding sequence ATGGCAGCAGTGCTACGGACGCTGCCAGCGTCCCCACCCACCGTGGATCTGACCTCGATGATCGGCGACGTGCAGCAACATCGGCGCGACAGCCGAGCCGTTCTGAGCCACTGCCGAACGGCCATTGCCAGTGCCGATCGGGCCCTGCTGGTCAGCTGGATGGGGTGGTTTGAAGGCATGGGGCCGCTGGTGGCCGCCACCTCCACCGAAGAGGAATGCCTGCTCAGCCTGCAGAGCAGCGACGCCGACCTGCTCGTTTGCACCGACATGCTGGAGATCGGCAGCGGTCCCAGCCTGGTGCGCCGCGCCAAGGAGGCCCATCCCGGGCTCAAGACGCTGATGCTGATCCAGCGACCGATTGTGCGCACGATTCTGGAAGCGGTGGAGGCCCACTGCGATGGCCTCTGCTCCCACCAGAGCGCTGGCACGGGGGCCGTGCGGACCGCCCTCGCTGCGATCGACAGCGACGGGACCTACATGGACGGGGTGATCACCGGGGTGCTGCGTCATGGCCGCCTCGGCGGCAGCTCTGGCCATGGCCCTCTCGCTGAACTGAGCCTGCGGGAAGAGGATGTGCTGCGTGGCCTCTGCCGAGGCATGAGCAATCAGGAGATCGCCGATGCCCTGGTGGTATCGATCGACACCGTGAAATCCCACGTGAGCAGCCTGTTGCGCAAACTGCCGGCCAATGACCGCACCCACGCCGTGGTGGTGGCCTTTCGCGAAGGGCTCGTGGAACTGCCCAACCGCCCGCCGCGCTGGCGCAGTGGCGACCAGGGTCGGTAA
- a CDS encoding GIY-YIG nuclease family protein — protein sequence MVPTPRQGDLFAQTSWSSSADAPGLSLSAPQLRQWQRRIQRHQAPLFAGHGQPTALQQTQLFAAPADPLAALAPLSLRPLPLTFWRWPESPHQGAAIYLVMDRPPDLSTPILLYVGETKAADRRWKGEHDCKAYLAAYGDALCSAGLPQQTSIRFWTDVPADTRQRRRLEQALIQAWLPPFNKETRDRWATPFSTD from the coding sequence ATGGTGCCGACGCCTCGTCAGGGAGATCTGTTTGCCCAGACCAGCTGGAGCAGCAGCGCTGACGCTCCAGGCCTCAGCCTCAGTGCACCGCAGTTGCGCCAATGGCAACGCCGGATTCAACGTCACCAGGCGCCCCTGTTCGCGGGCCATGGGCAGCCAACAGCACTGCAGCAAACCCAGCTGTTTGCTGCTCCAGCGGATCCCCTGGCCGCGCTAGCCCCCCTCAGCCTGCGCCCGCTGCCGCTCACCTTCTGGCGTTGGCCCGAGAGCCCCCATCAGGGAGCGGCGATCTACCTGGTGATGGATCGCCCCCCCGACCTCAGCACCCCGATCCTGCTCTACGTGGGCGAAACGAAAGCGGCGGATCGCCGTTGGAAGGGAGAGCACGACTGCAAGGCCTACCTGGCGGCCTATGGCGATGCCCTGTGCAGCGCCGGTCTGCCACAGCAGACCAGCATCCGTTTCTGGACCGATGTGCCAGCCGACACCCGGCAGCGACGACGGTTGGAACAGGCTCTGATCCAGGCCTGGTTACCGCCGTTCAACAAGGAGACCCGAGATCGATGGGCCACCCCCTTCAGCACGGACTGA
- a CDS encoding leucyl aminopeptidase produces the protein MSFSRSPATLQNWSGSVLAVGIAANDPQGLIGQLEARLNSPLGTWLEKQRFQAKAGEVVSLQLLHKDLSRLVLVGLGDATTADEPTADVATLRQAAAALAKACIGLDGRAGVHLPWGSDGTRTAEAVAEAIRLSLYRDTRFRSQPEPRLQPEHFDLLGDLPADLSGALERVDAHCAGVELARELVAAPPNNVTPAALADTAAAIAAEHNLELQVLERGDCAERNMGAFLAVSQGSDLDPKFIHLTYRSPGAIQTRLALVGKGLTFDSGGYNLKVGGAQIDMMKYDMGGSAAVFGAMRTIAQLRPAGLEVHMLVASCENMINGSAVHPGDIITASNGTTIEINNTDAEGRLTLADALVYASGLKPDAIVDLATLTGACVIALGEEIAGLWSEHDALADSLRQAAEQAGEGLWRMPMQASYREGLKSTLADLKNTGPRPGGSITAALFLKEFVEGGIPWAHLDIAGTVWSDKGRGLDPAGATGYGVRTLVHWICSQADQASA, from the coding sequence ATGTCGTTCTCACGATCACCCGCCACACTCCAGAACTGGAGCGGTTCCGTGCTGGCCGTGGGGATCGCTGCCAACGACCCGCAGGGCCTGATCGGCCAACTGGAGGCACGCCTGAACAGCCCGCTGGGCACCTGGCTGGAGAAGCAGCGCTTCCAGGCCAAAGCGGGGGAGGTGGTCAGCCTTCAATTGCTCCACAAGGACCTGAGCCGTCTGGTGCTGGTGGGTCTGGGCGATGCGACAACGGCCGATGAACCGACAGCGGATGTCGCAACGCTGCGTCAGGCCGCTGCAGCGCTGGCCAAAGCCTGCATCGGCCTTGACGGTCGCGCCGGTGTCCATCTCCCCTGGGGAAGCGATGGAACGCGCACCGCTGAGGCGGTCGCCGAAGCGATCCGACTGTCGCTGTATCGCGACACCCGCTTCCGCAGCCAACCCGAACCACGCCTCCAGCCCGAACACTTTGACCTGCTCGGCGATCTGCCCGCCGACCTCAGCGGCGCCCTTGAGCGGGTCGATGCCCATTGCGCCGGCGTTGAGCTGGCCAGGGAACTGGTGGCAGCACCACCCAACAACGTCACACCTGCCGCTCTGGCCGACACCGCAGCCGCCATCGCCGCTGAGCACAACCTCGAGCTCCAGGTGCTGGAGCGGGGAGACTGTGCCGAGCGGAACATGGGCGCATTTCTCGCGGTGAGTCAGGGCTCCGATCTCGATCCCAAGTTCATCCACCTCACCTACCGCTCACCCGGAGCCATCCAGACTCGTCTGGCGCTGGTGGGCAAGGGGCTCACCTTCGATTCCGGCGGCTACAACCTCAAGGTGGGTGGCGCCCAGATCGACATGATGAAGTACGACATGGGGGGCAGCGCGGCGGTGTTCGGAGCGATGCGCACCATCGCCCAACTGCGACCGGCTGGCCTGGAGGTGCACATGCTGGTGGCCTCCTGCGAAAACATGATCAACGGGTCCGCCGTCCATCCCGGTGACATCATCACCGCCTCCAATGGCACCACGATCGAAATCAACAACACCGATGCCGAAGGCCGTCTGACCCTGGCGGATGCGCTCGTGTACGCCAGTGGCCTCAAACCCGACGCGATCGTGGATCTGGCCACGCTGACCGGAGCCTGTGTGATTGCCCTGGGCGAGGAAATCGCCGGTCTGTGGTCGGAGCATGACGCCCTGGCGGACAGCCTCAGGCAGGCGGCGGAGCAGGCCGGGGAAGGGCTGTGGCGCATGCCGATGCAGGCGAGTTATCGCGAAGGGCTGAAATCGACCCTGGCGGATCTGAAAAACACAGGCCCCCGGCCCGGCGGCTCCATCACCGCAGCGCTGTTCCTGAAGGAATTCGTGGAGGGCGGCATCCCGTGGGCCCACTTGGATATCGCCGGCACCGTGTGGAGTGACAAAGGCCGGGGGCTCGACCCCGCCGGCGCCACCGGCTATGGAGTGCGCACCCTGGTGCACTGGATCTGCAGCCAAGCTGACCAGGCCAGCGCCTAA
- the lpxB gene encoding lipid-A-disaccharide synthase: MVRILISTGEVSGDLQGSLLIEALHRQAKRLGLALEVLALGGERMREAGAELLADTAPMGAIGLWEALPLVVPTLRLQARVNQLLRSRPPDAVVLIDYMGANVRLGRDLRRRLPQVPITYYIAPQEWAWRMGDGGTTRLLRFTDRILAIFPAEAEFYAARGAEVTWVGHPLLDLAAHRPSRSEARRTLALPAEAPLLLLLPASRPQELRYLMPVLVEAAARLQAADPALDVMVPAGLKAFEEPLRQALQEAGVRGRVIAAADADRLKPSLFAAADLALGKSGTINLELALHGVPQVVGYRVSRLTAWVARHLLRFQVDHISPVNLLLGERLVPELLQDAFTAEALVREAQPLLCDRSCRDHMLAGYARLSATLGSPGVTDRAAVAILESVQPCSR, translated from the coding sequence ATGGTCCGCATCCTGATCAGCACCGGCGAGGTGTCCGGTGATCTGCAGGGGAGCCTTCTCATCGAAGCCCTCCATCGTCAGGCGAAGCGGCTCGGCCTTGCCCTGGAAGTGCTCGCCCTCGGTGGTGAACGCATGCGTGAGGCTGGCGCGGAACTGCTCGCCGACACGGCGCCGATGGGGGCGATCGGCCTGTGGGAGGCGTTGCCCCTGGTGGTGCCCACCCTGCGGCTTCAGGCCCGGGTCAATCAGCTGCTGAGGTCTCGGCCGCCTGATGCGGTGGTGCTGATCGACTACATGGGCGCAAACGTGCGCCTGGGCCGCGATCTGCGGCGGCGGCTGCCCCAAGTGCCGATCACGTACTACATCGCCCCGCAGGAATGGGCCTGGCGCATGGGCGATGGCGGCACCACGCGTCTACTGCGTTTCACCGATCGCATCCTGGCGATCTTTCCTGCTGAAGCGGAGTTTTATGCCGCCCGCGGTGCCGAGGTCACTTGGGTGGGCCATCCCCTCCTCGATCTAGCGGCCCATCGCCCTTCCCGTTCAGAAGCTCGCCGCACCCTGGCGCTCCCCGCCGAGGCTCCCCTGCTGTTGCTGTTGCCCGCCTCCAGGCCCCAGGAGCTGCGCTATTTAATGCCGGTTCTGGTGGAAGCCGCTGCCCGGTTGCAGGCTGCCGATCCAGCCCTTGACGTGATGGTGCCCGCTGGGCTTAAGGCCTTTGAAGAGCCGCTGCGCCAGGCTCTGCAGGAGGCTGGCGTTCGGGGTCGCGTGATCGCGGCCGCCGACGCCGACCGTCTCAAGCCCAGTCTCTTCGCTGCTGCGGATCTGGCCCTGGGGAAATCGGGCACGATCAATCTGGAGTTGGCCCTGCATGGGGTGCCCCAGGTGGTGGGGTACCGGGTGAGCCGACTCACGGCCTGGGTGGCTCGCCATCTGCTGCGCTTTCAGGTGGACCACATTTCCCCGGTCAACCTGCTGTTGGGGGAGCGGTTGGTGCCCGAGCTGCTTCAGGATGCGTTCACGGCCGAAGCGCTGGTGCGCGAGGCCCAGCCGCTCCTTTGTGACCGTTCCTGTCGCGATCACATGCTGGCCGGCTACGCCAGGCTCAGCGCCACCCTCGGCAGCCCCGGCGTCACCGATCGGGCTGCCGTTGCCATCCTCGAGTCGGTGCAGCCATGCTCTCGATGA
- the lpxA gene encoding acyl-ACP--UDP-N-acetylglucosamine O-acyltransferase — protein sequence MPETPSPSVISEDSAVQIHPLAVVDPRAELAEGVVIGPGAVVGPGVRIGANSWIGPHVVLDGRLTIGSSNRIFPGACLGQEPQDLKYRGAPTEVVIGDHNTIRECVTINRATDEGEVTRIGDHNLLMAYCHLGHNCLLGNGIVMSNGIQVAGHVEIEDRAVIGGCLGIHQFVHIGGLAMVGGMTRVDRDVPPYCLVEGHPGRVRGLNRVGLRRRGLDQSNGGEELRQLQDIWTLIYRSDLVIAESLRQARQTALLPAADHLCSFLEASISKGRRGPMPAAGGR from the coding sequence ATGCCGGAGACCCCTTCCCCATCGGTCATCAGCGAGGATTCGGCGGTGCAGATCCATCCTCTGGCTGTTGTGGACCCCAGGGCCGAGCTGGCCGAAGGGGTTGTGATCGGACCTGGCGCCGTGGTTGGCCCCGGCGTGCGGATCGGTGCCAACTCCTGGATCGGTCCCCATGTTGTGCTCGATGGCCGTCTGACCATCGGCAGCTCGAATCGCATCTTCCCGGGTGCCTGCCTTGGTCAGGAGCCGCAGGATCTGAAGTATCGCGGCGCCCCCACCGAGGTGGTGATTGGCGACCACAACACCATCCGCGAATGCGTCACTATCAATCGCGCCACCGATGAGGGGGAAGTCACTCGGATCGGCGACCACAATCTCTTGATGGCCTATTGCCATCTCGGTCACAACTGTCTGCTCGGCAATGGGATCGTGATGTCCAACGGCATCCAGGTGGCCGGCCATGTAGAGATTGAAGATCGCGCCGTGATCGGTGGCTGTCTCGGAATTCATCAATTTGTGCACATCGGCGGCTTGGCGATGGTCGGAGGCATGACCCGGGTGGATCGGGATGTGCCGCCTTACTGCCTGGTGGAGGGGCACCCCGGTCGGGTTCGGGGCCTGAACCGGGTGGGGCTGCGGCGCCGTGGCCTGGATCAGAGCAATGGAGGGGAGGAGCTGCGCCAGCTTCAGGACATCTGGACCCTGATTTATCGCTCTGATCTGGTGATCGCCGAAAGCCTCCGTCAGGCCCGCCAAACTGCCCTTCTACCGGCTGCAGACCACCTCTGCAGCTTCCTGGAGGCTTCGATCAGCAAGGGGCGTCGTGGCCCGATGCCCGCTGCCGGCGGTCGCTGA
- the fabZ gene encoding 3-hydroxyacyl-ACP dehydratase FabZ: MGLLPHRYPFALVDRVLEHEPGVRAVAIKNVTLNEPQFQGHFPDRPLMPGVLIVEAMAQVGGLIVTQMPDLPKGLFVFAGIDGVRFRRPVVPGDQLRICCELLSLKRQRFGKVKAEASVEGQLVCSGELMFSLVD; the protein is encoded by the coding sequence ATGGGCTTGTTGCCCCATCGCTATCCCTTCGCCCTGGTCGATCGGGTCCTGGAGCATGAGCCGGGAGTTCGGGCGGTGGCCATCAAGAATGTGACCCTGAACGAGCCGCAGTTTCAGGGGCACTTCCCCGATCGCCCCTTGATGCCTGGGGTGCTGATCGTGGAGGCCATGGCCCAGGTGGGCGGCCTGATCGTCACCCAGATGCCCGACCTTCCCAAGGGGCTGTTCGTGTTTGCGGGCATTGATGGAGTGCGTTTTCGGCGACCTGTGGTGCCCGGCGACCAGCTGCGCATCTGCTGCGAGCTGCTCAGTTTGAAGCGGCAGCGATTCGGCAAGGTGAAGGCGGAAGCCTCGGTGGAGGGTCAGCTCGTCTGCTCCGGTGAGCTGATGTTCTCCCTAGTGGACTGA
- the lpxC gene encoding UDP-3-O-acyl-N-acetylglucosamine deacetylase: MATWPADYNGSWTLASSVARTGVGLHSGASVSVTLKPSERAGYHVRWAEAPASSEPVTLSPAQVRDSQLCTTLDLGERRLATVEHLLAALAGTGLSHVELEVSGPEVPLLDGSALGWVEAIDAAGFAPAATSRRPGPRLTAPITRHRGSSVITATPAEGFQVVGVIDFPQVAIGRQQLAISLTPERFVEEIAPARTFGFREQVDQLRAAGLIQGGALDNALVCDGEHWLNPPLRFVDEPVRHKLLDLIGDLALVGFPQAQVLVYRGSHGLHTDLAAALADLSPSPR; encoded by the coding sequence ATGGCCACCTGGCCCGCTGATTACAACGGCTCCTGGACCCTCGCTTCGTCTGTGGCGCGCACCGGGGTTGGCTTGCACAGCGGTGCTTCGGTGTCGGTGACGCTCAAACCGTCCGAACGGGCTGGATATCACGTGCGTTGGGCTGAGGCGCCCGCTTCCAGTGAGCCTGTCACCCTGAGCCCGGCCCAGGTGCGCGACAGCCAGCTCTGCACCACCCTGGATCTGGGCGAGCGGCGCCTGGCCACGGTGGAACATCTGTTGGCCGCACTGGCCGGTACAGGGCTGAGTCATGTGGAATTGGAGGTGAGTGGACCGGAGGTCCCTCTGCTGGATGGTTCCGCTCTCGGTTGGGTGGAGGCGATCGACGCGGCGGGCTTCGCTCCGGCGGCGACGTCACGCCGACCCGGCCCCAGGCTCACGGCACCGATCACACGTCATCGGGGCAGCAGTGTGATCACGGCCACTCCTGCCGAGGGTTTTCAGGTGGTGGGAGTGATTGACTTCCCTCAGGTTGCGATCGGGCGGCAGCAGCTGGCGATCAGCTTGACGCCCGAACGGTTTGTGGAGGAGATCGCCCCAGCGCGCACCTTCGGTTTCCGCGAGCAGGTGGATCAGTTGCGCGCTGCGGGGCTGATTCAGGGAGGCGCTCTGGACAACGCCCTGGTGTGTGATGGAGAGCACTGGCTCAACCCACCGCTGCGCTTCGTGGATGAACCGGTGCGCCATAAGCTCTTGGACCTGATCGGGGATCTGGCCCTGGTGGGGTTCCCCCAGGCACAGGTGCTCGTGTATCGGGGCTCCCACGGCCTGCACACCGACCTGGCTGCTGCCCTGGCAGATCTCTCTCCCTCCCCTCGCTGA